The Raphanus sativus cultivar WK10039 chromosome 2, ASM80110v3, whole genome shotgun sequence DNA segment attagAAAATTGGGCAAGCCCAAGTTTTTATTAGGTTGTTGGGCAACCTAGTAgagagaaaataaatttatgacatttttaacatttttgccTATTAAATTTGGCAAGTTGAAAAAGTAATTTCGTGGGATCCAAAATCCACTTTgcctataaaaaatatttttttttcccacTAACTTTTAACAACTAACTTTTGTGGACCccataaacattttttattcattaaacttgttgatcatatttaatatggttaaaaatcatatatgagcaactacttttaatataatacatgttttttcatatataaagtcaacataaatctatacgaattaatataaaatcgatgtaaactctaaaatttatgaaagttacccaataaattatacattttgactcataaaagaaactttcatatttatgaaatctacccaaataaatgataattcataaaattatgtaaatttatggataattatcataaatctgagtaaatttaataaacttggaaaccttcATAGATCCTTCATTTTTGCCAAAATGGCAGGAAAAtaaatttgtctacatttaattttaatatatttgggtaaatttaataaatttggaaactTACGtgaatcttatatttttttatcaaaattgaGCTCacacttttttgtttttgccaaaaatagaaacattcaCGAAATGCTacatttttctcaaaaataaaatgacaaattgggATCTGGCAGCAAAGTGCATtccttataatttttatgtttataaaatgacaaaaattgttaatgagatgacaaatttgttaataaaatgacaaacccTACACCTTTCACGATGAAGTGATCTAATAGCTTTAATTTTCAAGGATCATATCTACTTGCTAGAACCAATATAATCTCATATTGAGTACAACCTGCAGATTTCCAATCATCTCAAGTTCTTGATTAGTCATAGGTAGAGCCGTGCTTATAGTCTATTGAAAAAGATATCCGCTATAGTGCTATTTCACCCccaaaaaatagagttattcttaggttcactaggagtgaacatttaggttcatccaaccaatagcaatcaagtatttcataattaatattttttaaaaaaagaaagaaaatattgtcaagttatattatgtttttaaaataaataaaataaaaacacataaaaataatagtcattacaaaaaatgattttttgaaaactatttttaatatcgtcaaaaacactaaactctaaaccctaaatcctaaaccctaaacccttgggtataccctaaacccttggataattttaaactctaaaccctaaaccctaaattctaaaccctaaacccttggataaatcacaaaaacttggataatcctaaattctaaatcaaaaacactaaacactaaaacattaaatcttaaaaatactattatggtttaatgtttttaatttagggtttagtatttatccaagggtttaggatttagagtttagggtttagtgttttattgacgaaattaaaatctttttaaaaatctttttttgcatatattattatttttatttttttaatattttatttttaaaatgtaatataactcgacaatattttgtttatttttttaaaagatatcaattgtgaaatgagtgatttctattggttggtgaaccttaaggttcactctaggggtgaacccaagaataagtccaAAAAATATAGGATAATTTGGTGCCTCCATGTCAAGTATCTAGTGATTTTTATGTCTTAAGAAGTTAAGACTCAACCTGAGTTTGACCAAATTCTCTCGCATAAActtcttatcttaaatatttaaaatcatcaacaaaacactaaacctaaaatcctaaactctaaaccatgaaTCCTAAACCCGgaatccttgggtaaatccggaacccttgggtaaatccggaatccgaataaattatacattttaacccataaaaaaaactttcatatttatgaaatttacccaaataaatgataaattattcataaaattatataaattgatgggtaattttcataaatctgggtaaatttaataaacttggaaacctacatggatctttcattttttgtcaaaatggtaggaagaacaaatttgtctacatttgtcttaaatattaaaaatcatcaacaaaacactaaacctaaaatcctaaactctaaaccttgaaTCCTAAAcccggaacccttgggtaaatccaggACCATTGGGTAAATCCATAATTCGAAACAACCTGGAACCTTTAGGTAAATCCGGAACCATATGCCTAACGTTTAATACAATCTAATTCACTATAACTCAAGAAATAAGTATACGTATACATAAGATGTACGAATatctaaggtgtacgaatatataAGGCGTacgtatacataagtatacataaggtgtacgaataccttaggtgtacaaatacctaaggtgtacgaatacctaaGGTATAcagaaggtgtacgaatacataaggtgtacgaatatcaacataacccatctaatacttaagatgtacaaatacataaggtgtacatatacataagtatacataaggtgtacaaatacataaaatgtACGAATACCAACATAACCCATCAAATACTTAAGATGTACgaatacataagtatacatatatttaaggtatacgaatacatcggtgtacgaatacataacatttatgaataccttttgtttataTCCCTTATGGCATTGGAgagtttaaatacatattaagtataaaatttaaatacatctaCGAATACAACGAGAGCACAGTGCTctccaaaacaattatacattaattatttagaactcacattttactctatataaaatttaaatattttgctaataacatattggtattataatctaaaattttgtcaatctcattataaatgatctaattaactaaaaggtggtaaaaacaatcaaataatttataacaacatttcatttgtgaaagctgatataccaaaatattttcattaaattcaataaaacaaattaacatattagtttgattgtgttttcatatatgtgaagcacattcatttagacaacgtaatttttcatataaaatttaagattgtttagaaatgaaatgttgaaataaataagtgaaatacatcttataataaactaaacaattaaatattttttataataaaaagctaaacaattaaaaaaactaaacaattaaagattaaacaataaataattgacattaaagacatctaaaatgaaatataatgaaagatttctttaaaaaaaatatatcatatttttattatgaaatatataatacagttaaaaaaatcaataaaatcgaaataaaatctagataatttttcaatagaaaaagacattttctattaattttttagttttttttcaataaaatcacagccatgaaaactagaattttagatggatataagatgttttaatagaaaatagacattttatattatcttgtattattcaaagattttttaaaaactaaattatttaaaagataatgaaatgtaatttaaacaattaaaagataatgaaatataatgaaagattttttttaaaaccaaacaattaagagaatgtaatatgtaatacaattacaataaaatttcaataaatcaaaatctaacatgaaactagaattttagatggatataagatgttttaatagaaaatagacattttatattatcttgtattattcaaagattttttaaaaactaaattatttaaaagataatgaaatgtAATTTAAACAactaaaagataatgaaatataatgaaagatttttttttaaaaccaaacaattaagagaatgtaatatgtaatacaattacaataaatttcaataaaatcaaaatctaaccTAGATAATTTTCCCCATTagattacttttaagaaatcaattttcaaattttaataaacatttttagtatttatacttttaataattaataaatgatatatagtattttgtatgatattaagcattcattttaatcattttagtgtataaatattgtatttaggtGCCATTAGGAGTTgcatatgtataaatttcataaacaggGGCTTGGAATGCACATAAGCGTAATGGTTTCTTATTTTTCAGTTAAAGAAAATACTTTCTTATTCTTCAGTTAATTTAACTGTAAATGTGGTGGTGCagaaaagaatgagagagaaaaagaagatgagaggaaaagaaagagagagatgatttCGTAGATGGTTGGTGGTGtgaaaaagaaggagagagaaaaagaatgagagagaaaaagaataaGAGAGGTGAtgtgacaaattttattttagatatattttaattaaaatggcAAAGATGTAAATAATGAATTTGACAAAGGTCCCAAAAGATATTTAGACATAAGTTTACATGAACAAATACAAAAAGTTGCCCAATTGGCTAATTTAAACTTGAGGTCGCCCAACTGTCAAATTACAAACTTGCGATTTGCCTATTTTACCAATTTTTTCTTCAATATGGTCTCACAAACAAAGAGTGGAAGTCTTTGGTGCCATTTCCACTACGATTCACGACATAAGCCACTAGCTTAAGAAAACATTATCACTCTTTCTTTATTTGgactttaattttaatattcaatatGCATTAATCCACGCAttacagcttttttttttgttttttatctgCGTGCATTCACAACTGTTCACAAAATATATACAGCTAAATAAAAATTAGGATGAATTAGTGtagtagaacaaaaaaaaatactctctATGTTTCTGAATAAATAtcactttgacatttttcacacatattaagaaattgacagaaatatatataagttattattaGTAAAACCTTTATGCctaatagtatttgagataaataaaattatttataatttcgaTGCAGTAGAAATTAACTTCAGCTAAAAGTAAGTATAATTTgcattataattttaaagtgacatttttttgtgtaacaagaaaaaaattagaataacacttattatgaaacagatggagtaaAAAGAAACTATAAGATGTGACATATACGTGTGTAAAAGGACACTTTTCTGAAATTCGACCAAAATTATCTAAACGGAAATACTTTTGACTAGCTTTCCCATAATcttagatataatatttaaataattttagatattttaagaaaattttgttGAGAAACCTCATCAAAAATGTTCTAAGACTATTGTATCTATTCTTTGCAAATAGAATATTTAATGTGTCTACAAAATAAGCAAATCAaatgtgtatatttttaaaaagaggGAGTCTGAGAGAGAgggtataaaattttaagaatgaATTGGTTAGATATACAAAAGAAACATAGATATTAGGTAACTGCCCAAAACAGTGAAACTTTGAAGCAAATTATGATGATGAAGTGACCAAAACCTCGAGATAAAGGCAGTGTTAACAGTATGTTTAGGTAGATTACTAAATATAGTAAATTGTATGAGTATGAAATGCAAATtctcaaattttaattaaaatattttaccaCATTATTGCTACcattaatcatatttatctttattacattaaaattgtcaaaaatatctTCTTCATAAAGAGATAAAAGACTCTTATATCATtgctttataaatatataaatataaataattatttaaaaaataaaaggtaaaaaataaaaaatttatactcgtcaaattataaattttcaaaatcaatttttttataactttttctgAATTTGTTTTGgcgatttttattttgtaaattcaaaattctttttgaaaatcGTAAATCTCACATTCTAAAACGCATGAACTCCTcgattctaaattataaatctaaattaGTTAACCCTAGAGTAAATGTGGTAAAGCTAAATGTGAAAGTAAGAGTAAATGTGGTTAAGGTAAATatgaaacataatattaaaatgtggtaactttgaaaaaaaaatcaatttcaattatatatatactattttatacacataatatataatagaatAAGATATTCGTgataataacaatttatttattttgaaaaatatatattcatttgaaaaaaattaaaatacagtaaaaatatgtataatttattttgatattattatttggCTAAATTACACTGATAATGAAAATATAGATCAAATCAGAAGGAAAAAGggtgaaaatgaaaaaaaatggaaaaagatCAAAGGCTGAAATTGATTAAGGATAAAAATATAGTTCATATTTTTATGTGGTTGATATGATTATATGTTgacttataaattttatatggtTATATATTACAATTTCTCTAAAaaatttacttataaattttatatggtTATATATTACAATTTCTCTAAAAAAATTTTGTGCATGCAGGTAATGCGTGTACAAGATATAATTCTTTTTCAATTCACCTTGCGACATTGAAAGATGTTCATCTTTTGTCTATTAGTTTACTATGTTAATCCATATTAGTTTGCTATCATTTTAGAAACCAATAAATTAATTGTACAAGAGGATGTACAAGACAACTTTTTCGATTTAGGACATAACCTGTCAGGtatattatctatttaaatatcacaatttttatttataaaatacattttctgCGGAAACCACATCACTTTTGCAAGGCAGATTTGGGAGATGGTACCATTCTCAAGAAACGTAGACACCTTCTTGGCGAAAACCGCAGATTCTTGACTTAATTTGGTCTTACGtcagattcttcttctccaaacAAATATCTCAATCATCCAACTAGGAGCTTGGATCTTATGAACAATTTGATCCACCAGAAATCAAATAGTCTTCAAAGATCGGATCTTCACAATACAAGAAACATATATCAAAGCAATCACAAGAGGAAAAGAATGGCATGACGCTCAAGAACCAATTACACTTACCAGACCTAGGCCGATCGAGCGCCTCTAGACTCGACTCGAGGAACTCACCTGTAGATCAGATGCAGCTAGGAAACCTTGTATCTTGGCATCCGCTTTAGCGTGGAGCTTCTACAGCACCAGTGGAGAGATGATCACATCTCACAGTAACTGATCTCATTTTTGAATTCGCCCCTTGTAGCCGAGAGGCTAGCAATGAGGAAGGCAATAGATCAGCGTTGTCTCTCAGACTCAATCGAATAATTTCAAATTGGACTCTAAGCAATTTGTGTCAGCAATCGCAGAGGAAACCTGCTTCTTAGAGATTCACGGAATTATTTCTGATATCACTCTTCTTAGAGACTCTCTATTGCTTTGGAAAACGGTTTAGCTAAGATTCTTTTGTACCAAATACTAATTAATTGGTTTATAAGAATCATTGgtttgacagaaaaaaaaaagaaatacatttTCTGCAGATTACCTTAGATTTTGTTATATGTTATCTGGCACTCGAAGTCACTGCTATGTTTGTTGttgtaaaaaaacaattattatccAAAACGAAACATTGAATAAAACCATATCATAATATTTTcgctaaaatttcatatatttcaGCTTTATATATTCTAGATGGATTTATGTGTGATACGGatctacaaaaaaataataattgaaatgtCCATTGAAGAACTAATGTTTAACTGATAGAGGATACTTGTGTTACATCCCACGTGTAACCTATCACAAAGCTACCTTAAAACTGCTTTTAACTCTTTTAATTGAAGTTGGTCTGGTAATCTATATCAATTATTATCATTTTCTAtcatatctaatctattaaaactgaagtacaattgAAAATTAACCCTTAATTCTCCTTTAATATTACACCTTATGTCACTGGGCTTTTTGTCATTTAACTACATTACTAAACCATCATAAATCAATTGACATAATAATACGAGAATTTAACATTCCCTTACCAAATCTAACCTCGGTTTAATTTGGAACTACCAACCTGTAAGTTTGTGCTTCAATCGTCGTGTAAAACAAGTTGTTTCCgtctaaaatataaaccaaCTCGGTCAACAGAAGACATAagcttatcttttttttttttgaacctaAGCTTATCATTATCCATATTTTTGTAACCTGAAGATTATCTCTATCAAGGAAATGTGATTCatctaaatattgttttcataaTTACGCTCTActacatttattataaaaaacaatttttaaaaacagtattactaccttatttagtttagtcaaatataaaaatttcaaaaattcaattttcaaaaaaaaaatcataaaattaataataattcttagaaaactaatgtaaaaaattaaaattttgaaacatggataaaagtaagaagaaaaaattaatggattatgttattaataaaaattggaaatccattatatcagttttaaaatatacaaaatggattaatctaattacctaaaacattgttttgtctaaaataatcataaaataaaataaattttatatacatatttcaaatcaaaataataatttaagttgatttatatcaaaaattgatttaaaatatgcatatattaaaaaaaaaattaattttactaaaatattttccaataactattattaaaaatgttttcaatatatataagaaaaatacaacaaaagattaatttcatataccaacttaaattatagtttttatatttcacattaaactttaagaatataatatatgtgattatttataaaatggtacatataaaatactattaattatatgattgtttatatgatggaccaatacaattaattatatgatgacatatatatgatacataatagtgactagggctgtgcgttcaggtatccattccggttTGTTTCAGAactgtttgggtttcgggttttaggggtcaaagatttcagccacattcatatatttctaaatttcagttcgaattatgatTAGGaatgggcgttcaggtatccattcgggttcgtttcggatctgtttgggttaCGGGTTTatggggtcaaagatttcagccctattcagatatttctaaatttcagttcgaattatattcggatctttgcgggttcagttcgggttcggataacccatttaaattatttttttaattcattatatattttgaatttcttaaaatctataaataaactaatatattgtatacaaatttgaataacatatgtctaaatatctaaacttaatatataaattggtttggtttaaattttagatcaaaaatcaaaaaatattttaaatatttttggtgttttgagtgtacttccactatgttagatatttatatttaaatattttatatattttcaaatatttaaaccaacctataaatctcatatatattctggatgtttttatatacattaaaactaaaatagttaatatatataattatttaaatttttcggatacattttgatatccaaaatatcttGGTTCGaattcgaattggttatggtttcagttgtctaaatatcaaaattttgaataatttagatatttaatcaattttggttcgggtttggtattactctttcggatcgtaACCAGTTCAGTTCttcagatttaaattttttcatccaactttgatattgacataaaaaataaatagcaatatattttttaaatatacacccgcacgggggtgcgggtcaaaatctagttttccatTAGCGCTTAAACAAGATTGTATTCTTTAATGAGGATTCGGAATTTAGTGTGCTAAAACGAAAAAAGATAACCAAAGTTTAAGTCTACGAACTGGatagacacaaaaaaaaagttgatcgACACTTTTGAGCACTATACACTTCTTCACGATCTATTAAACGAATAACATCTTTGCTAATTTTGTATTGAGCTTCTACCTTATTAAAATACGATCactgtcgacaaaaaaaaatatgatcactatttaaaaatttcaattaGTTATTTGttatatcaataattttttgttgATAATTAATGAACGGACTAACATTTTATTACATATATCTATAGAAGACAACATCACTATTAAACATTCAGAacaatacattaattaaacatatttccaaacaatatatcccacattttaacaattttagtaGCAatgttttcacaaaaataattttagtagcaatctaatacaatattattagataaatcaaataattgattagaAACAATAGGATAATTTATGAAAACCAAATTCGAagataaatataactaaatttttacCAGATTGTATACTACAAAATAATTTCACTAAATAAAAAGTAAGTTAAATTTACAGGTCAATctattgtattttataaatatggaaTTGCATTGATTTAAGCTACAACAAGTTTCATGTGAAGTAATAATTTTTtgcacaaaaaatataataacactTTAAAAAGAATTCATTTGAAATAACACACCGGTAAAATAATATGCTAGGATAGAAAGACAACAAATAAGTTTTACaaatataatagataaattTCATTAATCATTCATAACAATTctcatttctataaatatattatataaacttcATTAACCATTTATACCAAAATTTActcaataaattaaaatttgaaaagatattatatatcatattatagtcactataaatataaaattatacaaatgatataatattattatctcaccaatattgtatttttaaaatcctaCAATTTTATCTCAATAAAGGTAGACATGTTTATCACACAAAAAATAtacaggtatatatatatatatatataattattaaaataaatacttttgttaaaaatttatcaaaaataattatatgttttgaaGTGTGGATTAGAATCTAGTATAAGGTTATTATCTGATGAAATAATTTGCTTTTATACAGTATACTTTGCATATGGGTTTGTGATTTATGATGGAATGGTTGCTGATAGGTTGTTGAAGCACATAACTTTTGTGATATATCATCTAATATTATGCGTGCACTTCTTTTACAAAACTTAAAGTGTGTGGAAGATTTTGTATATACGAACAACTGTTAAATCTCCATACACGTCAAACTGTCTAAGAATGTCATACTTATAATGCCATATGACTCATATCCATCATCTTTCCAGGCTCGTTTTTGGTTCATAAAATTCCAGCCGTGTGGGATGAATGACAATTGTGTGCATTTCAAAAATTTGGTAAAAGTGATTGTTTTTGAATTCTAcaacagattttataaattaatgctTATTCGCTATGAAAAAAAACGTTTAACAATTTTCATCATTGCGAATTTGTTTATAGAAAAAAGCAATTGTAAAAAAGCATTTTTCTACAGATTGACTCTTCAATCCGGAACAGAATATGCAGTCGGCGAGCTCAAAATCCTAGGAACTCTTCTCGCATGATGCAGCAATGGTTCTCAACAGATCACTAATCAACCTACAACTCCTACTTGGCGACCTACTGACTTCAATCTTGGTGGTTATCTTTGTGTACTTGTGTATCTCTTCGTAGCGTAAATTACTCGGCTCCTAAAAATCTCTCTCTACTACTACTAGGTTCTTTAAAACCTAAACACTCTGCCTCATGACTGTACTTTGCTCTATTTATCTAATGCATAGAAGgctcttttcaaaaaaaaatatataataataataatgattgCATCAATATTCAGcattaaaatcttaaaattatcAAATGTCCCAAactttgattaatattttaaaagatgaGCACCGAAGACatgttgttatatatataaatacacacATTAGAGGCGTAACCCTCCTACTTCACAACTATTCCATAATCCTTGTTCTTCCTGCCAATCAAAAATATGGGTGACAAACTTCGATTATCCATCGGAATCTTGggtaaatatatgtatatatatatttttgtgatattattttcttattatccCATGCTCTGtttccaaatttaataaatatattttcctaaCAAGTAATTTTCGGTCTAACATTATCAGaaattgtttcttttgtttgtcaCATGATATTTACTAGAAACAAATTTATGTGAGTTTTTATTGTTGAAAACTTATATATGAACTCTGCACAGGAAATGGAGCTTCCATGCTGCTCTATACCGCTCCAATGTACGTTACAAAAACCAAATAACTATTTTCATATAGAATCAATTTACCAACAAAGTAAACTATAACTCcttaagaacttgatgaattgGTATGTAGATTAACATTTTCAAGGGTGTTTAAGAAGAAAAGCACAGAGGAATTCTCATGTTTTCCTTACGTTATGacactcttaaactgtttgatttACACTTGGTATGGCTTACCGATTGTGAGTCATCTTTGGGAGAATCTTCCTCTCGTCACCATCAATGGAGTCGGCATCCTTCTCGAATTACTcttcattttcatatatttctGCTACGCGTCGCCCAAAGAAAAGGTATGTGATTGATTAAGTATCATATTATATCCTTATTTTTTCGTAAAATAATATTCGTGACATTGATCTATATAGACATTTGAATTAGGTTAAGGTTGGTCTTATATTTGTTCCGGTGGTGATCGTTTTGTTCGGGGTAACGGCTTTAATCTCAGCCGTAGTGTTTGACGATCACCGTCACCGGAAATCATTTGTCGGAAGTGTCGGCCTCGTGGCTTCTATCTCCATGTATGGTTCTCCTCTCGTCGTTATGGTAATTAAGCTACATATATTACTATTACCTAGATATGTTATTTATACAGGAATATATAATAATGGATCGAGCTAATATAATGTGAATGTGTATGCAGAAAAAAGTGATAGAGACAAAAAGTGTGGAGTACATGCCATTTTACTTgtcattcttttcatttctgGCAAGCTCCCTTTGGCTGGCCTATGGTTTACTCAGCCATGATCTCTTTCTTGCGGTTAGTTCTCTAGTTATCACTCcctttttggtttgttttcttaatttaacAAAGTTGAACCGGCTCTTAGAATATAAAGAAAAGCTTCGTTGATGGTTATAAAAGTACAAAGAAAGTccattataaattaatgtttgcgtgaatatatattaataaaatgtagAGATTGTCTTGTGCATAGTTTTGAAGATGTTATTGATTGATGTTTTACACATGTATAGTCACCTAATATGGTGGGGACTCCACTGGGGATTCTCCAACTTATCCTCTACTTTAAGTACAAGAACAAGGAGGCACTGATTACAAAAACAGTGATGAGCAAATCGGATGATGAGAAGAACAAGAGATCACTCGAGCTTGTAGTTGATGTTGATCATGACGGTGATGCCAAtgagaagaagttcaacaaCGCATGTTAGTTTCTCCCTCCCCAAAAATTCCATGTGAATCCAGAGATTTAATGTAAACTTGAAGGTCTCGTG contains these protein-coding regions:
- the LOC108840585 gene encoding bidirectional sugar transporter SWEET3 isoform X1; protein product: MGDKLRLSIGILGNGASMLLYTAPILTFSRVFKKKSTEEFSCFPYVMTLLNCLIYTWYGLPIVSHLWENLPLVTINGVGILLELLFIFIYFCYASPKEKVKVGLIFVPVVIVLFGVTALISAVVFDDHRHRKSFVGSVGLVASISMYGSPLVVMKKVIETKSVEYMPFYLSFFSFLASSLWLAYGLLSHDLFLASPNMVGTPLGILQLILYFKYKNKEALITKTVMSKSDDEKNKRSLELVVDVDHDGDANEKKFNNAC
- the LOC108840585 gene encoding bidirectional sugar transporter SWEET3 isoform X2; its protein translation is MLLYTAPILTFSRVFKKKSTEEFSCFPYVMTLLNCLIYTWYGLPIVSHLWENLPLVTINGVGILLELLFIFIYFCYASPKEKVKVGLIFVPVVIVLFGVTALISAVVFDDHRHRKSFVGSVGLVASISMYGSPLVVMKKVIETKSVEYMPFYLSFFSFLASSLWLAYGLLSHDLFLASPNMVGTPLGILQLILYFKYKNKEALITKTVMSKSDDEKNKRSLELVVDVDHDGDANEKKFNNAC